A genome region from Triticum aestivum cultivar Chinese Spring chromosome 2B, IWGSC CS RefSeq v2.1, whole genome shotgun sequence includes the following:
- the LOC123043907 gene encoding uncharacterized protein: MASNSTPSSTPASKVPKSHRRRRTKRARVGDGSSAAAESTVHAPASEWRDWASLGSGPAWLIADRVLSRDVADYVRFRASSKAWRRCTADPQADALDPRFHPRCWTMLQDVVSRGLRYRYSRFKNDATGEHIRMTIRGLNGRDGRTHLARTSQGLLVLLNKKTDAVFVVNPVTGARADLPPVTALLSGFWRADVFPRWPHEVHFGVELTYDSAIVINLHGLLGVARPGDERWAEVEWEDPILGPVLSFAGRVYCFVDDAAMVLETSPDHPPRLSKADHNPFGSVP, encoded by the exons ATGGCATCCAATTCCACACCATCAAGCACCCCCGCGAGCAAGGTGCCGAAAAGCCATCGCCGGCGCCGAACGAAGCGCGCCCGCGTCGGCGATGGATCATCCGCCGCCGCAGAGTCGACGGTGCACGCCCCCGCCAGCGAATG GCGGGACTGGGCGAGCCTGGGGTCCGGGCCGGCGTGGCTGATCGCGGACCGCGTGCTCTCCCGCGACGTCGCCGACTACGTCCGCTTCCGCGCGTCGAGCAAAGCGTGGCGGCGTTGCACGGCGGACCCGCAGGCCGACGCCCTCGACCCACGGTTCCACCCGCGGTGCTGGACCATGCTCCAGGACGTTGTGAGCCGCGGCCTTCGCTACCGGTACAGCCGCTTCAAGAACGACGCCACCGGCGAGCACATCCGGATGACGATCCGGGGGCTGAACGGCCGGGACGGCCGCACGCACCTCGCGCGCACGTCCCAGGGCCTCCTCGTCCTGCTCAACAAGAAGACCGACGCCGTGTTCGTGGTGAACCCGGTCACCGGCGCCCGCGCAGACCTGCCGCCGGTGACCGCGCTGCTGTCCGGCTTCTGGCGGGCCGATGTTTTCCCGAGATGGCCCCACGAGGTCCACTTCGGCGTGGAGCTGACCTACGATTCCGCGATCGTGATCAATTTGCACGGGCTGCTGGGCGTCGCGAGACCCGGCGACGAGCGCTGGGCAGAGGTGGAGTGGGAGGACCCGATACTCGGACCAGTCTTGTCGTTCGCAGGCCGCGTGTACTGCTTCGTGGATGACGCTGCCATGGTGCTGGAGACCTCGCCGGACCACCCGCCGAGGCTGTCCAAGGCTGATCATAATCCCTTCGGTTCAGTGCCGTGA
- the LOC123043908 gene encoding uncharacterized protein, with amino-acid sequence MALLLLRGCLAPVNATAPAFRRGETTSLVSYRRPSRFGAVVASAAASSPSGGDGATAAVDAVLRGSEGSKAKALDYGGTNGAVVSGTARSTTIETTVERIIFDFRFLALLAVAGSLAGSLLCFLNGCVYIKEAYCVYWTSCAKGVHTGQMVLKVVEAIDVYLAGTVMLIFGMGLYGLFISNASNDLPSGSDRALQGSSLFGMFALKERPKWMKITSLDELKTKVGHVIVMILLVKMFERSKMVKITTGLDLLSYSVCIFLSSASLYILHNLHRPEHEESVMPHL; translated from the exons ATGGCACTACTGCTGCTGCGCGGCTGCCTCGCGCCGGTCAACGCCACCGCCCCGGCGTTTCGGCGAGGGGAGACGACGAGCCTGGTTAGTTACCGCCGGCCGTCCCGGTTCggcgcggtcgtcgcctcggccgCCGCGTCCTCGCCGTCCGGGGGCGACGGCGCGACCGCCGCGGTGGACGCGGTGCTGCGCGGCTCGGAGGGGTCCAAGGCCAAGGCGCTCGACTACGGCGGGACCAACGGCGCCGTTGTCTCCGGCACCGCTAGGTCCACGACCATCGAGACCACCGTCGAGAGG ATCATCTTCGATTTCCGGTTCCTGGctctcctcgccgtcgccggatcgcTGGCGggctccctcctctgcttcctcaat GGATGTGTGTACATAAAAGAGGCGTACTGCGTCTACTGGACGAGCTGCGCCAAAGGTGTACATACAGGGCAGATGGTCCTCAAGGTCGTCGAGGCCATTG ATGTGTATCTTGCTGGAACTGTCATGCTGATCTTCGGGATGGGCCTCTACGGGCTGTTCATCAGCAACGCGTCCAACGATTTACCCTCCGGATCCGACCGGGCTCTGCAGGGATCGTCGCTGTTTGGGATGTTCGCTCTCAAG GAGAGGCCGAAGTGGATGAAGATCACGTCGCTGGACGAGCTCAAGACGAAGGTGGGGCACGTCATCGTGATGATCCTGCTGGTGAAGATGTTCGAGCGGAGCAAGATGGTGAAGATCACCACGGGGCTGGACCTCCTCAGCTACTCGGTCTGCATCTTCCTCTCCTCGGCCTCCCTCTACATCCTGCACAACCTCCACCGGCCCGAGCACGAGGAGTCGGTCATGCCCCACTTGTAG